One genomic region from Streptomyces venezuelae encodes:
- a CDS encoding LysR family transcriptional regulator — MLNLERLRTLDAVARHGSVSGAADGLHVTTSAVSQQLSKLEREVGQQLLAKNGRGVRLTDAGLLLAEHAARILSQVQMAQADIEAQRGQVVGEVRAAAFPTAARGLFPAALAALREGHPDLRVRTTELEPERGVRAVLRGDADLALVLDWSNKRAPVPGGLERAHLLDDTADVALPAGHRLAGREAVDLEDFADEEWVSWPEGEFCHDWLMFTLRSQGIEPRIGHLAGEHHTQLALVAAGLGVCVTPRLGRPVPDGVVFVPVRQKVRRHIYATWRADAGRRPSVRAVVAALRAAAEPLGS; from the coding sequence ATGTTGAATCTGGAGCGCCTGCGCACCCTCGACGCCGTCGCCCGGCACGGTTCGGTCAGCGGCGCGGCCGACGGGCTGCACGTCACCACCTCGGCCGTCTCCCAGCAGCTCTCCAAGCTGGAGCGCGAGGTGGGACAGCAACTGCTCGCCAAGAACGGGCGCGGGGTGCGGCTCACCGACGCCGGGCTGCTCCTCGCCGAGCACGCCGCCCGCATCCTGTCCCAGGTCCAGATGGCCCAGGCCGACATCGAGGCCCAGCGGGGCCAGGTGGTGGGCGAGGTGCGGGCCGCCGCCTTCCCGACGGCCGCCCGGGGGCTCTTCCCGGCCGCGCTCGCCGCTCTGCGCGAGGGGCACCCGGACCTCCGCGTCCGGACGACCGAGCTGGAGCCCGAGCGGGGGGTGCGCGCGGTGCTGCGCGGCGACGCGGACCTCGCGCTCGTCCTGGACTGGAGCAACAAGCGGGCGCCGGTGCCGGGCGGCCTGGAGCGGGCGCACCTCCTGGACGACACGGCGGACGTGGCGCTGCCCGCCGGACACCGCCTGGCCGGGCGGGAGGCCGTGGACCTGGAGGACTTCGCCGACGAAGAGTGGGTGTCCTGGCCCGAGGGCGAGTTCTGCCACGACTGGCTGATGTTCACGCTGCGCTCGCAGGGCATCGAGCCGCGCATCGGGCACCTCGCGGGGGAGCATCACACGCAGCTCGCGCTCGTCGCGGCCGGCCTCGGCGTGTGCGTCACGCCCCGGCTCGGCCGCCCGGTGCCGGACGGGGTCGTCTTCGTGCCCGTACGCCAGAAGGTGCGGCGCCACATCTACGCCACCTGGCGCGCCGACGCGGGCCGCCGGCCCTCCGTGCGGGCGGTCGTCGCGGCCCTGCGGGCGGCGGCGGAGCCGCTCGGGAGCTGA
- a CDS encoding pyridoxamine 5'-phosphate oxidase family protein, with protein sequence MTVAQRHGRRIMMTPAELDSFLAEQRTCRVATVSADGRPHVSALWFAWDGRSLWLYSLTRSRRWSEMRADPRIAVVVDDGEEYGELRGVELSGTVEFVGEAPRTGEPLPALETPEQLFAAKNFGLDAMPHDGRHAWARLTPDAIASWDFRKI encoded by the coding sequence ATGACCGTCGCACAGCGCCATGGCCGCAGGATCATGATGACCCCGGCCGAGCTCGATTCCTTCCTCGCCGAACAGCGCACCTGCCGGGTGGCGACGGTGTCGGCCGACGGCCGTCCGCACGTGAGCGCGCTGTGGTTCGCCTGGGACGGCAGGTCGCTGTGGCTGTACTCGCTGACGCGCAGCCGCCGCTGGTCGGAGATGCGTGCCGATCCGAGGATCGCGGTGGTCGTGGACGACGGCGAGGAGTACGGCGAGCTGCGGGGTGTCGAGCTGTCGGGCACCGTCGAGTTCGTCGGCGAGGCTCCCCGTACCGGCGAACCGCTCCCCGCGCTCGAAACCCCCGAACAGCTCTTCGCCGCCAAGAACTTCGGGCTGGACGCGATGCCGCACGACGGCCGCCACGCCTGGGCGAGACTGACCCCGGACGCCATCGCGTCCTGGGACTTCCGCAAGATCTAG
- a CDS encoding cysteine hydrolase, which produces MGESVRERLGEWIRPDGGVVLLTVECQRGVVGVESALPELAAVARSSGALRNVARLVAAAHEADVQVIHAVAERRPDGRGANTNARLFRAAARLPVQQHSGSTAVRIAEPIEVADEDIVVRRLHGLSPLAGTDVDALLRNLGCRTLIVTGVSANVAVPNAVFDAVNLGYTVVVPGDAIAGVPAEYTPAMIRNTLALVATITTTDEVLGCWKAPRRARRADGTSRGPAGGAVSRS; this is translated from the coding sequence ATGGGTGAGAGTGTGAGAGAGCGGCTCGGGGAGTGGATCCGTCCGGACGGCGGAGTCGTGCTGCTCACCGTCGAATGCCAGCGGGGGGTCGTCGGCGTGGAGAGCGCGTTGCCCGAACTCGCCGCAGTGGCACGCTCGTCGGGCGCCCTGCGGAACGTGGCGCGGCTCGTGGCCGCCGCGCACGAGGCCGACGTGCAGGTGATCCACGCCGTGGCCGAGCGGCGCCCCGACGGGCGCGGCGCCAACACCAACGCGCGGCTCTTCCGGGCCGCCGCCCGCCTGCCGGTGCAGCAGCACAGCGGCAGTACGGCCGTGCGGATCGCCGAACCGATCGAGGTCGCGGACGAGGACATCGTGGTCCGGCGCCTGCACGGGCTCTCGCCGCTCGCGGGCACGGACGTCGACGCGCTCCTGCGCAACCTCGGCTGCCGGACGCTGATCGTCACCGGCGTCTCCGCCAATGTGGCCGTGCCCAACGCGGTCTTCGACGCCGTGAACCTCGGCTACACGGTCGTCGTGCCCGGGGACGCGATCGCGGGGGTGCCGGCCGAGTACACCCCCGCGATGATCCGGAACACCCTCGCGCTCGTCGCCACGATCACGACGACGGACGAGGTGCTGGGCTGCTGGAAGGCCCCCAGGCGCGCCAGGAGGGCCGACGGCACCTCCCGCGGGCCCGCCGGAGGTGCCGTCAGCCGAAGCTGA
- a CDS encoding Rieske (2Fe-2S) protein, whose product MSGVARRTVVSAAGAAGLAAALAACGGGGTEDKGTEQQAGATLARTGDIPVGGGKVIAGQGLVITQPKAGEFKAFSSKCTHVGCAVSGVKDGVIVCPCHQSHFDISDGSVKSGPATSPLPPTPIQVVGDEISFG is encoded by the coding sequence ATGAGCGGAGTGGCACGCAGGACGGTGGTCTCGGCGGCGGGTGCCGCGGGCCTGGCGGCGGCGCTCGCGGCCTGCGGGGGCGGCGGCACCGAGGACAAGGGCACGGAGCAGCAGGCGGGCGCCACCCTCGCGCGAACGGGGGACATCCCGGTCGGCGGCGGCAAGGTCATCGCCGGTCAGGGCCTGGTGATCACCCAGCCGAAGGCCGGCGAGTTCAAGGCCTTCTCGTCCAAGTGCACCCACGTGGGCTGCGCCGTCAGCGGCGTCAAGGACGGCGTGATCGTGTGCCCGTGCCACCAGAGCCACTTCGACATCTCGGACGGCAGCGTGAAGTCCGGCCCGGCGACCTCCCCTCTGCCGCCGACGCCGATCCAGGTGGTGGGTGACGAGATCAGCTTCGGCTGA
- a CDS encoding AraC family transcriptional regulator, producing the protein MSTVSAHHVRAVLLGGERRGVAPAPLLARAGLPSDLLGDAHARVPAEQFGQLVRLLWAILDDELIGFGDAPSKVGTFAMMGHAVVHGSRDLREALRRSQAFYSLFPSGPRFRLVEPEARTEPGGGDEARMEFDVTGYDDPLHFGAESTVLVAHRFAGWLIRRRIGLRRVEFAYPEPRHAQEYALLFGAPCVFGARRTAAVFDRADLDEPVLRDAAALRAFLRRAPVDVFVCADYGSTVTGRVRHLMGRALPAGPVPTPEELADRLSVSPQTLRRRLAAEGTTYQRLRDQVRRDHAIAELAGGRVSIELLSRQLGFSEPSAFHRAFRRWTGETPRAYRARGG; encoded by the coding sequence GTGTCAACGGTCAGCGCCCACCATGTACGGGCCGTACTGCTGGGAGGCGAGCGGCGGGGAGTCGCCCCCGCGCCGCTCCTCGCCAGGGCGGGACTGCCCTCCGACCTGCTCGGGGACGCCCATGCCAGGGTGCCGGCGGAACAGTTCGGACAGCTCGTGAGGCTGCTGTGGGCCATCCTCGACGACGAGTTGATCGGCTTCGGCGATGCGCCCAGCAAGGTCGGGACCTTCGCGATGATGGGCCATGCCGTGGTCCACGGCAGCCGTGACCTGCGCGAGGCGCTCCGGCGCAGCCAGGCCTTCTACTCCCTCTTCCCGTCCGGTCCGCGCTTCCGGCTCGTCGAACCGGAAGCGCGGACCGAGCCGGGCGGAGGCGACGAGGCCCGCATGGAGTTCGACGTCACCGGGTACGACGACCCTCTCCACTTCGGCGCGGAGTCCACCGTGCTCGTCGCCCACCGCTTCGCCGGCTGGCTCATCCGCCGCCGGATCGGCCTGCGGCGCGTCGAGTTCGCCTACCCCGAGCCCCGGCACGCCCAGGAGTACGCCCTCCTGTTCGGGGCGCCCTGCGTCTTCGGCGCCCGGCGGACGGCGGCCGTCTTCGACCGGGCCGACCTCGACGAACCCGTCCTGCGGGACGCGGCGGCCCTCAGGGCCTTCCTCCGCCGGGCCCCCGTCGACGTGTTCGTCTGCGCCGACTACGGCAGTACGGTGACCGGCCGCGTACGGCACCTGATGGGGAGGGCCCTGCCGGCGGGGCCGGTGCCGACGCCCGAGGAACTCGCCGACCGGCTGTCCGTCAGCCCGCAGACCCTCCGCCGCCGACTGGCCGCCGAGGGAACCACGTACCAACGGCTGCGCGACCAGGTGCGCCGCGACCACGCCATCGCCGAACTCGCCGGCGGCCGCGTGTCCATCGAACTGCTCTCGCGGCAGCTCGGCTTCTCGGAACCCAGCGCGTTCCACCGGGCGTTCCGGCGCTGGACCGGCGAGACGCCCCGGGCCTACCGGGCCCGCGGTGGGTGA
- the lepB gene encoding signal peptidase I, with protein MNARRAAGAVLGTGVLLCLLAALAVTSLSVRVDGTSMAPTLQEGDRVLVAPSSAGKARRFDVVLLRATGRDALLVKRVIGLPGDRVAIASTPERPFEVLLQERGRGPVHRVVAPQWTAQVHRTGACCAPDGTRSARAELRTVPEGAFFYLGDNPDLSDDSRAYGWGELGRVEGRVGLRAFPVSASPGLGNRPVLERWQGLGRGVVKGAGP; from the coding sequence GTGAACGCGCGCCGGGCGGCCGGTGCCGTCCTCGGTACGGGCGTCCTGCTCTGCCTCCTCGCGGCCCTGGCCGTCACGTCCCTGAGCGTCCGCGTCGACGGCACCAGCATGGCCCCGACCCTCCAGGAAGGGGACCGCGTGCTCGTCGCGCCGAGTTCGGCGGGCAAGGCGCGCCGCTTCGACGTCGTCCTGCTCCGGGCGACCGGCCGGGACGCGCTGCTCGTCAAGCGGGTGATCGGGCTGCCGGGCGACCGGGTCGCCATCGCCTCCACGCCCGAACGGCCCTTCGAGGTCCTCCTGCAGGAGCGGGGCCGGGGGCCCGTCCACCGGGTGGTGGCCCCGCAGTGGACCGCACAGGTGCACCGTACGGGCGCGTGCTGCGCCCCGGACGGGACGAGGTCGGCGCGGGCGGAGCTGCGGACCGTGCCCGAGGGCGCGTTCTTCTACCTGGGGGACAACCCTGACCTCTCGGACGACTCCCGGGCGTACGGCTGGGGGGAACTCGGCCGCGTCGAGGGGCGGGTCGGCCTGCGGGCCTTCCCCGTCTCGGCCTCGCCGGGTCTCGGCAACCGGCCCGTCCTGGAGCGATGGCAGGGCTTGGGGCGGGGGGTGGTGAAGGGGGCGGGTCCGTGA
- a CDS encoding TetR family transcriptional regulator, which yields MARFRETVRTLLRERLLDAAYEAVADRGFDKLRMAHLASAVGVSRQTLYSEFPSKEAVGEALFRRELERCLLGIQQGLDAHRDDLRAAVEAAVGFTLTLAGRNPLVRAVLTSTGEDGLLPYLTTRSAAAFETATAMADAYVSEAWPGVDPVARELAVDAAVRLTASHIVQSTASPEESARRVADTVVRVALSTGQENLAPTTR from the coding sequence ATGGCACGGTTCAGGGAGACGGTCCGGACACTGCTGCGCGAACGCCTCCTGGACGCCGCGTACGAGGCGGTCGCGGACCGCGGCTTCGACAAGCTGCGGATGGCACACCTCGCAAGCGCCGTGGGCGTCAGCCGGCAGACGCTGTACTCGGAGTTCCCCTCCAAGGAGGCGGTCGGCGAGGCCCTGTTCCGGCGCGAACTGGAGCGCTGCCTCCTCGGGATCCAGCAGGGCCTGGACGCGCACCGGGACGACCTGCGCGCCGCCGTCGAGGCGGCCGTCGGCTTCACCCTCACGCTGGCCGGGCGGAATCCCCTGGTCAGGGCGGTCCTGACGAGCACCGGCGAGGACGGCCTCCTCCCCTACCTCACGACCCGGTCCGCGGCCGCGTTCGAGACCGCGACGGCGATGGCCGACGCGTACGTCTCGGAGGCCTGGCCGGGCGTGGACCCGGTCGCGCGCGAGCTGGCCGTGGACGCGGCGGTCCGGCTGACGGCCAGCCACATCGTCCAGTCCACGGCCTCGCCCGAGGAGTCGGCCCGCCGCGTCGCGGACACGGTGGTACGGGTCGCGCTGAGCACCGGCCAGGAGAACCTCGCACCCACCACCAGGTAG
- a CDS encoding DUF6230 family protein — protein sequence MQEENRGVTRWRRSAFLALPATAAVAAMATAMVQGALAANLSLTSVPFTLSSKTVAAPQGIGAVMHTIDAGGAKGAAEVGIAKAGLDGICVHAVQSVNLPVIGSLGTWSLNISSPAAATPLTSDQLVAGAGLQANKLVLDAQSLKAATATLNASDATPNVIGAAADGAGIKGTGINDGTPGQFGLDATGGRTDIKNLNADANGATISGAITLPDLAIAVAHGDKPC from the coding sequence ATGCAGGAAGAGAACAGAGGCGTCACCCGCTGGCGCAGATCGGCGTTCCTGGCTCTGCCCGCGACCGCGGCCGTGGCGGCCATGGCCACGGCGATGGTCCAGGGCGCGCTCGCCGCGAACCTCTCGCTGACGAGCGTCCCCTTCACCCTCAGCTCGAAGACCGTCGCCGCTCCGCAGGGCATCGGCGCGGTCATGCACACCATCGACGCCGGCGGGGCCAAGGGCGCCGCCGAGGTCGGCATCGCCAAGGCCGGCCTCGACGGCATCTGCGTCCACGCCGTCCAGTCCGTCAACCTCCCGGTCATCGGCAGCCTCGGCACCTGGTCGCTCAACATCTCCTCACCGGCGGCGGCGACCCCGCTCACGAGCGACCAGCTCGTCGCCGGCGCCGGGCTCCAGGCGAACAAACTGGTCCTCGACGCCCAGTCGCTCAAGGCGGCCACCGCCACGCTCAACGCGAGCGACGCCACCCCGAACGTGATCGGCGCCGCCGCCGACGGCGCCGGGATCAAGGGCACCGGCATCAACGACGGCACCCCGGGGCAGTTCGGCCTGGACGCCACCGGCGGCCGGACCGACATCAAGAACCTCAACGCCGACGCCAACGGCGCGACGATCTCCGGCGCGATCACCCTGCCGGACCTCGCCATCGCGGTCGCCCACGGCGACAAGCCCTGCTGA
- a CDS encoding DUF6114 domain-containing protein → MTADPPPEPTGAPAPVPTASGPAARGARRAFRRWRRTRPFWAALWTGAGGFVIFFLPMAPLGKILQVGVGGIAGMAGGVVLMAMALLILLLPGQRHTAGVIAVIAGVASFPLSNLGGLFLGMFLSVLGGSMAFAWLPEKPARKRGGLLRRTRPGAGTPVPSPSESVGSGSV, encoded by the coding sequence ATGACCGCCGATCCGCCGCCCGAGCCGACCGGAGCCCCGGCTCCCGTCCCCACTGCCTCCGGCCCCGCCGCCCGTGGCGCGCGCCGGGCCTTTCGTCGCTGGCGCCGTACCCGGCCGTTCTGGGCGGCCCTCTGGACCGGAGCCGGAGGCTTCGTCATCTTCTTCCTGCCGATGGCACCGCTCGGCAAGATCCTCCAGGTCGGCGTCGGCGGCATCGCGGGCATGGCAGGAGGCGTCGTCCTCATGGCGATGGCCCTGCTGATCCTGCTGCTCCCCGGTCAGCGCCACACCGCCGGTGTCATCGCCGTGATCGCGGGCGTCGCCTCCTTCCCGCTCTCGAACCTCGGCGGGCTCTTCCTCGGCATGTTCCTGTCCGTCCTCGGCGGCTCCATGGCCTTCGCCTGGCTGCCCGAGAAGCCCGCCCGGAAGCGCGGGGGCCTCCTCCGCCGTACGCGGCCGGGCGCCGGAACGCCCGTACCCTCACCCTCCGAATCCGTTGGGAGCGGATCCGTATGA
- a CDS encoding DUF6230 family protein: MNHLTTRLGPSVGRVRARSTRAATEWNARMLAEASDGTRRGTRWGRGALALVPSALAVGLLGTALAQGALAANFSVTGQPFTLTSNGVEGSGFGAIVNTPAVGRPDGTTTTDTAMARVGFASAGLAGLCGIVHQTIAGVPYSLLLTGGQKVTAAPPGTFTTDIDASNLYIQATELQAYGPTTLQNAVLGQSADQVTVAGKPLTGALPGGFGLGSAGGEGGSSITLHGLNATAYDAEMAGALVLPDLKIRVVAGSATAC; this comes from the coding sequence ATGAACCACCTGACGACCCGACTCGGCCCGTCCGTCGGCCGGGTACGTGCGCGAAGCACCCGCGCCGCCACGGAGTGGAACGCCCGGATGCTCGCCGAGGCCTCCGACGGGACCCGGCGCGGCACCCGTTGGGGGCGCGGCGCCCTGGCCCTCGTGCCCTCGGCCCTCGCCGTCGGCCTGCTGGGCACCGCGCTGGCGCAGGGCGCGCTCGCCGCCAACTTCAGCGTCACCGGGCAGCCCTTCACCCTGACCTCCAACGGGGTCGAGGGCTCCGGCTTCGGTGCCATCGTCAACACCCCGGCCGTCGGGCGCCCGGACGGCACCACGACCACCGACACCGCGATGGCGCGCGTCGGATTCGCGAGCGCCGGGCTCGCCGGACTGTGCGGCATCGTCCACCAGACGATCGCGGGAGTCCCGTACTCGCTGCTCCTGACGGGCGGCCAGAAGGTGACGGCCGCACCGCCCGGCACGTTCACCACCGACATCGACGCGTCGAACCTCTACATCCAGGCCACCGAACTGCAGGCGTACGGGCCGACCACCCTCCAGAACGCGGTGCTCGGCCAGTCCGCCGACCAGGTCACCGTCGCAGGGAAGCCGCTCACGGGGGCGCTGCCCGGCGGCTTCGGGCTCGGCTCGGCGGGCGGCGAGGGCGGCAGCTCGATCACCCTGCACGGGCTGAACGCGACCGCGTACGACGCCGAGATGGCGGGGGCGCTCGTGCTGCCCGACCTGAAGATCAGGGTCGTCGCGGGATCGGCCACGGCGTGCTGA
- a CDS encoding DUF6114 domain-containing protein — protein MLTGAGGAVRAARAVRERDGRWVRWVRWFRAFRRTRPFWGGLWLIAGGWTVLKFSLSSLQLIVSTGFGGVAGYLVGGGMILCGLIPLALPGQRYTFGLIGVVLAVVSLVVSNLGGFLVGMALGVLGGSMTVGWGAKRPRREAVEG, from the coding sequence GTGCTGACCGGGGCGGGCGGTGCGGTCCGGGCGGCCCGGGCGGTTCGGGAGCGGGACGGCCGGTGGGTCCGGTGGGTCCGGTGGTTCCGGGCCTTTCGGCGGACCCGGCCGTTCTGGGGAGGCCTGTGGCTGATCGCCGGCGGGTGGACCGTCCTCAAGTTCTCCCTCAGCTCCCTCCAGTTGATCGTGAGCACGGGCTTCGGGGGAGTGGCCGGCTACCTCGTCGGCGGCGGCATGATCCTCTGCGGTCTGATCCCCCTGGCCCTCCCCGGCCAGCGCTACACCTTCGGGCTCATCGGCGTGGTCCTCGCGGTCGTCTCCCTCGTCGTCTCCAACCTCGGCGGGTTCCTCGTCGGCATGGCGCTCGGCGTCCTCGGCGGTTCGATGACGGTCGGCTGGGGCGCCAAGCGCCCGCGCCGCGAGGCGGTGGAAGGATGA
- a CDS encoding DUF6230 family protein, translating into MSSDRRRPFPEGRTHWRRSLAVAGPALLVAAGLGSAMASGALAVGLRIQDRPVDFTTSSLYGTQYGAAVVDQAVVRPDGTTGTVRVLRMGFADGVINGLCLSQRQQIAGATYTLMLTLGDDNPRSWEIRTKNTVLDLRSATGVLDMDGIVDLNVNGADVKTVKDATGAYVVNPLDSPQHRFGIQARYAKFDRIVGTAQDFQIPGLLTTPKLALSVRPGTVACPAPPGPVGTPGTP; encoded by the coding sequence GTGAGCTCCGACCGCCGCCGGCCCTTCCCGGAAGGGCGTACCCACTGGCGCCGTTCGCTCGCCGTCGCCGGGCCGGCGCTCCTGGTGGCGGCCGGTCTCGGGTCCGCGATGGCGAGCGGCGCGCTCGCCGTCGGCCTCCGGATCCAGGACCGCCCCGTCGACTTCACGACCAGCAGTCTGTACGGGACGCAGTACGGCGCCGCGGTCGTCGACCAGGCCGTCGTCCGGCCCGACGGCACCACAGGCACCGTCCGGGTGCTCCGCATGGGCTTCGCGGACGGCGTGATCAACGGCCTGTGCCTCAGCCAGCGCCAGCAGATCGCGGGAGCCACGTACACGCTCATGCTCACCCTCGGCGACGACAACCCCCGCTCCTGGGAGATCCGGACGAAGAACACCGTCCTCGACCTGCGCAGCGCCACCGGGGTCCTCGACATGGACGGCATCGTCGACCTCAACGTCAACGGCGCCGACGTGAAGACGGTCAAGGACGCGACGGGGGCGTACGTCGTCAACCCGCTGGACAGCCCGCAGCACCGCTTCGGCATCCAGGCGCGCTACGCCAAGTTCGACCGGATCGTCGGCACCGCCCAGGACTTCCAGATCCCGGGCCTCCTCACGACCCCGAAACTCGCCCTCTCCGTCCGACCGGGCACGGTCGCCTGCCCCGCTCCACCCGGGCCCGTCGGTACACCGGGGACACCGTGA
- a CDS encoding alpha/beta fold hydrolase, with product MLVRSAPAVPAAAVLLLHGGRADGPEPPPALNLPALRMRPFVGAVTRAVRGRDVLVAEVRYRHRGWNGPRADAARDAEAALVRLRERVGPVPVVLLGHSMGGRAALSAAGDPAVRGVVALAPWCPTGEPVDHLGGRRLYLLHDETDRVTSARESWDFVRRARAAGADAAGIPMPTGGHAMLRGAGFWHRRAAELTAALLSHG from the coding sequence CTGCTCGTCCGCAGCGCACCGGCGGTTCCCGCCGCGGCGGTCCTGCTGCTCCACGGCGGCCGTGCCGACGGGCCGGAGCCGCCCCCCGCCCTCAACCTGCCCGCGCTGCGCATGCGGCCCTTCGTCGGCGCCGTGACCCGCGCGGTCCGGGGCCGGGACGTGCTGGTCGCCGAGGTGCGCTACCGCCACCGGGGCTGGAACGGCCCGCGCGCCGACGCCGCCAGGGACGCCGAGGCCGCCCTCGTACGGCTCAGGGAACGGGTCGGTCCCGTGCCCGTCGTGCTCCTGGGCCACTCCATGGGCGGTCGCGCCGCGCTCAGCGCCGCCGGCGACCCGGCCGTCCGCGGTGTGGTCGCCCTCGCGCCCTGGTGCCCCACCGGCGAGCCCGTCGACCACCTCGGCGGCCGCCGGCTCTACCTCCTTCACGACGAGACCGACCGTGTCACCTCGGCGCGCGAGTCCTGGGACTTCGTCCGCAGGGCGCGGGCGGCGGGCGCGGACGCGGCGGGCATCCCGATGCCGACGGGCGGCCACGCCATGCTCCGGGGCGCCGGCTTCTGGCACCGGCGCGCGGCGGAACTCACGGCGGCGCTGCTCTCGCACGGCTGA
- a CDS encoding adenosylcobinamide amidohydrolase, protein MLPRTLLASPSPADASRLASPSLADATLLAHTEQGRAWPLLVWAPGPGVRMVSSAVLGGGIGERAWVLNAQVPPGYDRLDPVAHLGALASGAGLAGPGVGLMTAASVGDRRYAADDGAEAVVTAGIGVRGWAAVPGPGGVAAPRPGTINIIVSLPVPLTDAALVNAVATATEAKVQALVELGADASGTPTDAVCVAAPSPDGNGTGTAAEPFAGPRSLWGARLARAVHRATYEACAGLLAS, encoded by the coding sequence GTGCTTCCCCGAACCCTCCTCGCGAGCCCGTCGCCGGCCGACGCCTCCCGCCTCGCGAGCCCGTCCCTGGCCGACGCCACCCTGCTCGCCCACACCGAACAGGGCCGCGCGTGGCCCCTCCTGGTGTGGGCCCCGGGACCCGGCGTACGGATGGTGTCGAGCGCCGTCCTGGGCGGGGGCATCGGGGAGCGGGCGTGGGTCCTGAACGCTCAGGTCCCGCCCGGCTACGACCGTCTCGACCCCGTCGCCCACCTCGGCGCGCTGGCCTCCGGGGCCGGCCTGGCAGGGCCCGGGGTGGGGCTCATGACGGCGGCCTCGGTCGGGGACCGGCGGTACGCGGCGGACGACGGCGCCGAGGCCGTGGTCACGGCCGGGATCGGGGTACGGGGCTGGGCGGCCGTGCCGGGGCCCGGCGGTGTCGCCGCCCCGCGCCCCGGGACGATCAACATCATCGTGTCGCTGCCCGTGCCGCTCACGGACGCCGCCCTCGTCAACGCGGTCGCCACCGCCACCGAGGCGAAGGTGCAGGCCCTCGTCGAACTCGGCGCGGACGCCTCTGGCACCCCGACGGACGCCGTCTGCGTGGCCGCGCCCTCGCCGGACGGAAACGGCACGGGTACGGCGGCCGAGCCGTTCGCCGGGCCGAGGTCGCTCTGGGGCGCACGGCTCGCGCGGGCGGTGCACCGCGCCACGTACGAGGCCTGCGCGGGCCTGCTCGCCTCCTAG